One Rosa chinensis cultivar Old Blush chromosome 5, RchiOBHm-V2, whole genome shotgun sequence genomic region harbors:
- the LOC112202507 gene encoding E3 ubiquitin-protein ligase RHF2A has product MEVPPGMEESGKSEAHLTSPAAFVEGGIQEACDDACSICLEAFCDSDPSTLTGCKHEFHLQCILEWCQRSSQCPMCWQPISLKDPTSQELFEGVERERSYRSNPPRSTAIFHHPTLGDFELQHLPVGVNDAELEERIIQHLAAAAAMGRARHIARREGQRNRSSGQGRPQFLVFSTHPNAPPTTASSSPDQMGAGEQAPSVAVTFPSPPMNAGEETSQVTTSGPSSQSGPVSASASGSSVPPSNQHGSSISTRRSPNQSSPSSQDRAGPSDLQSFSENLKARFSAVSMKYKESISKSTRGWKERLFSRNSSVSDLGPEVKREVDEGIATVSRMMERLETRENNRINGASGSDSINSSVPESENRRISENGGQNSLSEQNKPATCAAAGSSSN; this is encoded by the exons ATGGAG GTTCCTCCTGGAATGGAAGAGAGCGGCAAGTCTGAGGCCCACTTGACCTCCCCAGCGGCTTTTGTGGAGGGTGGAATACAGGAGGCATGTGATGATGCTTGCAGTATATGCCTTGAGGCTTTCTGTGATAGTGATCCTTCTACG TTGACCGGTTGCAAGCATGAATTTCATCTTCAGTGCATTCTTGAATG GTGTCAGAGAAGCTCCCAATGCCCTATGTGCTGGCAGCCCATCAGCTTAAAAGACCCCACCAG CCAAGAACTGTTTGAGGGTGTAGAACGGGAGAGAAGTTATAGGTCAAACCCACCTCGAAGTACTGCAATATTTCATCATCCAACTCTTGGCGATTTTGAACTACAACAT TTACCTGTGGGTGTGAATGATGCTGAACTTGAAGAGCGTATAATTCAGCActtagctgctgctgctgcaatgGGTCGGGCACGCCATATTGCCAGAAGGGAGGGCCAGAGAAATAGGTCATCAGGTCAAGGTCGGCCACAATTCCTGGTCTTCTCTACTCATCCTAATGCACCTCCTACCACAGCTTCTTCCTCCCCAGATCAGATGGGAGCGGGTGAACAAGCTCCTTCCGTTGCAGTAACTTTTCCGTCACCTCCTATGAATGCTGGAGAAGAAACTTCTCAAGTGACTACTTCAGGACCTTCTTCTCAATCTGGTCCTGTTTCTGCCTCAGCATCTGGATCTAGTGTCCCTCCATCCAATCAACATGGGTCTTCCATAAGTACTAG GAGGTCTCCTAATCAGTCATCCCCAAGTAGCCAAGATAGAGCTGGGCCATCAGATTTACAGTCATTTTCAGAAAATCTGAAGGCTCGATTCAGTGCAGTGTCAATGAA ATACAAAGAGTCGATTTCAAAGAGCACAAGAGGTTGGAAGGAGAGATTGTTCTCTCGCAACAGTTCTGTTTCTGATCTTGGTCCCGAAGTTAAAAGAGAGGTTGATGAAGGGATTGCAACAGTATCACGCATGATGGAGCGTCTGGAAACAAGAGAAAATAATAGAATCAATGGTGCTTCTGGATCAGATAGTATAAACAGTTCAGTTCCCGAATCAGAAAATAGGCGAATATCAGAAAATGGGGGTCAAAATTCTCTGAGTGAGCAGAATAAGCCAGCTACATGTGCTGCTGCAGGCTCTAGTTCAAATTAG
- the LOC112203942 gene encoding uncharacterized protein LOC112203942 produces MEAYIPFIHPIAGEDDWEVVDYPIAPPPYKKQAGRPRMTRFKEPGENKQALPAPNPTNTTRMPRTYTKMTCQVCFQKGHNRLGCPITKAKNAAAATQSGEGSSNGAQQTRKRQRRQQAPKVSASKGNTSLKDQLIKSRKAWKKRKTIEGSQGVSAGPSSSQTRHAPPTQSSQNPAAKKAQQKGQTESEWAAF; encoded by the exons ATGGAGGCATACATTCCCTTTATCCATCCTATTGCAGGTGAGGATGATTGGGAAGTTGTGGATTACCCCATTGCACCTCCCCCATACAAGAAGCAAGCTGGAAGGCCTAGAATGACCAGATTTAAGGAACCGGGTGAGAATAAGCAGGCACTACCAGCCCCTAACCCAACAAACACAACAAGGATGCCTAGAACATACACCAAGATGACCTGCCAGGTCTGCTTCCAAAAAGGGCACAACCGGTTAGGCTGCCCAATCACTAAGGCAAAAAATGCTGCAGCAGCAACGCAATCA GGGGAAGGTAGTTCTAATGGTGCCCAGCAAACTAGAAAGAGGCAAAGAAGGCAGCAG GCACCAAAAGTTTCAGCTTCAAAGGGTaacaccagcttgaaagatcaGCTCATTAAGTCTAGGAAGGCTTGGAAGAAGCGAAAGACCATTGAGGGCAGCCAAGGTGTCAGTGCAGGGCCTTCTAGTTCACAAACAAGACATGCACCTCCAACACAAAGTAGCCAAAACCCAGCAGCAAAAAAGGCACAACAGAAAGGTCAAACTGAATCTGAATGGGCAGCATTTTAA
- the LOC121049219 gene encoding uncharacterized protein LOC121049219, whose protein sequence is MVDLKNPRFVVGLCFPNSEQLKEAIREYGLVNRRGIWFQKNTVKKIEVKCQWGCDFWLYASGIADLRPNTLVIKTLKCEHKSSHIQSSHHLNYNKVAKEAQQDLLVDEDWGRKGIQNHIQKKFNLDVNVQTISRGKNKSKMMNEGHYVEQYNKLANYKKELLRNNPGSTLEIKTEMVGDVRRFHRMYVCLVACKKGWMDGCRLLIGLDWCHIKGHHLGQLLCVVGIDANNGIFPIAYAIAKVENTDSWRCFLRYLMWDLRIERDSTYTFITDKQKGLGIAIAKLFPNAEHRHCVRHMYNNFKAKHLGEGLKQLVWDAARSSTKVWFKRHMDEMQQLDPQAWQWFQDKNPAQWSRAYFREDGRCDILLNNLCESFNAAIIPARDKPILTMLEKIRMDLMVTMANRRVAVQGWKDMVGSRIKKIMDKVAERTSCYRAWSSGEFEFQITGGGDNGSKHAVDLRLHTCTCRRWQLSGIPCGHAICAIRSKKAEPALFCDDYLMPSS, encoded by the coding sequence ATGGTAGATCTTAAGAACCCTAGGTTTGTGGTTGGTTTGTGTTTCCCAAATTCGGAGCAGTTGAAGGAGGCAATCAGGGAGTATGGTCTGGTAAACAGaagaggaatttggtttcagaaAAACACAGtcaagaagattgaagttaaatGTCAGTGGGGATGTGATTTTTGGTTGTATGCTAGTGGGATAGCTGACCTTAGGCCCAACACACTTGTCATCAAGACTCTCAAATGTGAGCACAAGAGTTCACATATTCAGTCCAGTCACCACCTAAACTACAATAAGGTTGCTAAGGAGGCACAACAAGACCTCTTGGTTGATGAAGATTGGGGCAGAAAAGGGATCCAGAACCACATCCAGAAGAAGTTCAATTTGGATGTGAATGTGCAGACCATCTCAAGGGGAAAGAACAAATCCAAAATGATGAATGAGGGACACTATGTTGAGCAGTACAACAAGCTGGCCAACTATAAGAAGGAATTACTGAGAAACAACCCAGGTTCAACATTGGAGATCAAGACCGAAATGGTTGGGGACGTGAGGAGGTTTCACAGAATGTATGTGTGCTTGGTAGCTTGCAAGAAGGGCTGGATGGATGGCTGCAGGCTTTTAATTGGGTTGGATTGGTGTCATATTAAGGGCCACCACCTGGGCCAACTGTTATGTGTTGTTGGGATAGATGCAAACAATGGGATATTCCCCATTGCCTATGCAATAGCTAAGGTTGAGAACACTGATTCATGGAGGTGCTTTTTGAGGTACCTCATGTGGGATTTGAGGATTGAGAGGGATTCAACCTACACCTTCATAACAGACAAGCAGAAAGGATTGGGGATTGCAATAGCAAAGTTGTTTCCTAATGCTGAACACAGGCACTGTGTTAGGCATATGTACAACAACTTCAAAGCAAAGCATCTAGGAGAAGGCCTGAAACAGCTAGTTTGGGATGCAGCAAGATCAAGTACAAAAGTGTGGTTCAAAAGGCATATGGATGAGATGCAGCAGCTGGATCCACAAGCATGGCAGTGGTTTCAAGATAAGAATCCAGCTCAATGGAGTAGAGCATACTTCAGAGAAGATGGGAGGTGTGATATATTGCTGAATAACCTCTGTGAGTCATTTAATGCAGCTATTATTCCTGCTAGGGATAAGCCAATATTGACTATGCTTGAGAAGATAAGGATGGACTTGATGGTTACGATGGCTAATAGAAGAGTTGCAGTTCAGGGTTGGAAAGATATGGTTGGCTCTAGGATTAAGAAGATTATGGATAAGGTGGCAGAGAGAACTTCATGTTATAGAGCATGGAGTAGTGGTGAATTTGAGTTTCAAATTACTGGAGGGGGAGATAATGGCAGCAAACATGCTGTGGACTTGAGGCTTCACACATGTACATGTAGGAGGTGGCAATTGAGTGGCATACCTTGTGGTCATGCCATATGTGCCATTAGAAGCAAGAAAGCAGAACCTGCCCTATTTTGTGATGACTACTTGATGCCTTCTAGTTAG
- the LOC112202508 gene encoding uncharacterized protein LOC112202508 yields the protein MTRKALLESPPTMKRRVGEVAGGAAAECAAVCCCCPCSMMNLLVLAFYKLPRGLCRKASAKIKKKRRCKKGLLPRPRPTGDGDFKTTVSGGVHDDDCDKKKNDDAESDGAAFEKEMWDRFYGNGFWRSASSNNKET from the coding sequence ATGACCCGGAAAGCTCTGCTGGAATCGCCACCCACAATGAAGCGGCGCGTGGGGGAGGTGGCGGGAGGGGCGGCGGCCGAGTGCGCGGCGGTGTGctgctgctgcccctgcagcatgaTGAACCTGCTCGTCTTGGCCTTCTACAAGCTCCCTCGGGGCCTCTGCAGGAAGGCTTCGGCCAAGATCAAGAAGAAGCGCCGCTGCAAGAAGGGCCTGTTGCCCCGCCCCAGGCCCACTGGCGACGGCGACTTTAAGACGACGGTCAGCGGCGGCGTGCACGATGATGATTGtgacaagaagaagaacgaCGACGCGGAATCCGATGGGGCTGCCTTCGAGAAGGAGATGTGGGACCGGTTTTACGGCAACGGTTTTTGGAGGAGCGCCTCGTCTAACAACAAAGAAACGTGA